One Neisseria sp. Marseille-Q5346 genomic region harbors:
- the infB gene encoding translation initiation factor IF-2: MSNTTVAQFAAELNRPVDDLLKQLKEAGVNKNSGNDSITTDDKQLLTAYLQKKNGSNSGTISIRRKKTEVSTVDGVKVETRRRSRAVTIPSSEELAAEAKAKVAAENQKAEAEKAASQAAEEKAKAEAEAAAKAEARAKAEAEAARLKAAKAAPKAEGKPAEAQKEETKPAEAVEAKAEAKVEAKADNKPSEKSVEAKKPAKAKQDKGSKGKEAKKAAKPAAPAVPQPVVSVEEQAQRDEEARRAAALRAHQEALLKEKQERQARREAMKQQADQDSKPTKEAKSGERNKPAEKAKAASGEGKSEHNARGKKEDRRDRDEENQGRNAKGKGGKGGRDRNNARNGDDERVRGGKKGKKLKLEPNQHAFQAPTEPVVHEVLVPETITVADLAHKMAVKGVEVVKALMKMGMMVTINQSIDQDTALIVVEELGHIGKPAAADDPEAFLDEGVEAVEAEALPRPPVVTVMGHVDHGKTSLLDYIRRAKVVQGEAGGITQHIGAYHVETPRGVITFLDTPGHEAFTAMRARGAKATDIVILVVAADDGVMPQTIEAIAHAKAAGVPMVVAVNKIDKEAANPERIRQELTAHEVVPDEWGGDVQFIDVSAKKGLNIDALLEAVLLEAEVLELTAPVDAPAKGIIVEARLDKGRGAVATLLVQSGTLKKGDMLLAGTAFGKIRAMVDENGKAINEAGPSIPVEILGLSDVPNAGEDAMVLADEKKAREIALFRQGKYRDVRLAKQQAAKLENMFNNMGENQAQSLSVIIKADVQGSYEALAGSLKKLSTDEVKVNVLHSGVGGITESDVNLAIASGAFIIGFNVRADASARKLAENENVEIRYYNIIYDAIDDVKAAMSGMLSPEEKEQVTGTVEIRQVISVSKVGNIAGCMVTDGVVKRDSHVRLIRNNVVIHTGELSSLKRYKDDVKEVRMGFECGLMLKGYNEIMEGDQLECFDIVEVARTL, translated from the coding sequence ATGAGTAATACAACCGTAGCGCAATTTGCCGCCGAACTAAACCGCCCCGTCGATGATTTGCTTAAACAATTGAAAGAAGCCGGGGTCAATAAAAACAGCGGTAATGACAGCATAACCACTGACGACAAACAACTGCTGACCGCTTACCTGCAAAAGAAAAACGGCAGCAACAGCGGCACCATCAGCATCCGCCGCAAAAAAACCGAAGTCAGCACCGTTGACGGCGTAAAAGTAGAAACACGCCGCCGCAGCCGTGCCGTTACCATTCCTTCTTCCGAAGAATTGGCAGCGGAAGCCAAAGCCAAAGTAGCAGCGGAAAACCAAAAAGCAGAAGCAGAAAAAGCAGCCTCCCAAGCTGCCGAAGAAAAAGCCAAAGCTGAAGCAGAAGCTGCCGCCAAAGCCGAAGCCCGTGCCAAAGCAGAGGCCGAAGCAGCCAGACTGAAAGCAGCCAAAGCCGCACCAAAAGCAGAAGGCAAACCTGCCGAAGCCCAAAAAGAAGAAACCAAACCGGCTGAAGCCGTAGAAGCTAAGGCCGAAGCAAAAGTTGAGGCTAAAGCAGACAACAAGCCGTCTGAAAAATCCGTTGAAGCCAAAAAACCTGCCAAAGCCAAACAAGACAAAGGCAGCAAAGGCAAAGAAGCAAAAAAGGCAGCCAAACCTGCCGCTCCTGCCGTACCGCAACCTGTCGTCAGCGTGGAAGAACAGGCTCAACGCGATGAAGAGGCCCGTCGTGCCGCCGCCCTGCGTGCGCATCAAGAAGCTTTGTTGAAAGAAAAACAAGAGCGTCAAGCACGCCGTGAAGCCATGAAACAACAGGCCGATCAAGACTCAAAACCTACGAAAGAAGCCAAATCAGGCGAACGCAACAAACCTGCCGAGAAAGCAAAAGCGGCATCCGGCGAAGGCAAATCCGAACACAACGCGCGCGGTAAAAAAGAAGACCGTCGTGACCGTGACGAAGAAAACCAAGGCCGTAACGCCAAAGGCAAAGGCGGCAAAGGCGGCCGTGACCGCAACAATGCACGCAATGGCGACGACGAGCGCGTACGCGGCGGTAAAAAAGGCAAAAAACTCAAACTTGAGCCAAACCAACACGCCTTCCAAGCGCCGACCGAACCTGTCGTACACGAAGTTTTGGTACCTGAAACCATTACCGTTGCCGACTTGGCACACAAAATGGCCGTTAAAGGCGTCGAAGTGGTGAAAGCCCTGATGAAAATGGGCATGATGGTAACCATCAACCAATCTATCGACCAAGACACTGCTCTGATTGTGGTGGAAGAACTCGGCCACATCGGTAAACCTGCAGCCGCCGACGATCCTGAAGCATTCTTGGATGAAGGCGTTGAAGCAGTAGAAGCCGAAGCATTGCCGCGTCCACCGGTTGTTACCGTGATGGGTCACGTTGACCACGGTAAAACTTCCCTGCTGGACTACATCCGCCGCGCCAAAGTGGTACAAGGCGAAGCAGGCGGCATTACCCAACACATCGGTGCATACCACGTTGAAACCCCACGCGGCGTGATTACCTTCTTGGATACTCCGGGTCACGAAGCGTTTACTGCCATGCGTGCGCGCGGTGCGAAAGCAACCGATATCGTGATTCTTGTGGTTGCAGCCGACGACGGCGTGATGCCGCAAACCATCGAGGCAATTGCCCACGCTAAAGCCGCGGGTGTACCGATGGTGGTTGCCGTCAACAAAATCGATAAAGAAGCCGCCAACCCAGAGCGTATCCGCCAAGAGCTAACTGCACACGAAGTTGTGCCTGACGAATGGGGCGGCGATGTACAGTTTATCGACGTTTCCGCTAAAAAAGGCCTGAACATCGATGCATTGCTCGAAGCCGTCTTGCTCGAAGCTGAAGTTTTGGAACTGACTGCCCCAGTCGATGCACCTGCCAAAGGTATCATTGTTGAGGCACGTTTGGACAAAGGCCGCGGCGCGGTTGCCACATTACTGGTTCAAAGCGGTACGCTGAAAAAAGGCGATATGCTGCTGGCCGGTACTGCATTCGGTAAAATCCGTGCAATGGTTGACGAAAACGGCAAAGCCATCAATGAAGCCGGCCCGTCTATCCCTGTCGAAATCCTCGGCTTGTCCGACGTTCCGAACGCAGGCGAAGATGCAATGGTATTGGCCGACGAGAAAAAAGCGCGCGAAATCGCTCTCTTCCGCCAAGGCAAATACCGCGATGTACGCTTGGCCAAACAACAGGCCGCGAAACTGGAAAACATGTTCAACAACATGGGCGAAAACCAAGCCCAATCCTTGTCCGTCATCATCAAAGCAGACGTACAAGGTTCTTACGAAGCCTTGGCTGGCAGTCTGAAAAAACTGTCCACAGACGAAGTGAAAGTGAACGTGTTGCACAGCGGCGTTGGCGGCATTACCGAATCTGATGTCAACTTAGCTATCGCTTCCGGCGCATTCATCATCGGCTTTAACGTCCGTGCAGATGCTTCCGCACGCAAACTGGCTGAGAATGAAAATGTGGAAATCCGTTACTACAACATCATTTACGATGCCATCGACGACGTGAAAGCCGCCATGAGCGGTATGCTCTCTCCGGAAGAGAAAGAGCAAGTAACCGGTACGGTCGAAATCCGTCAGGTTATCTCCGTTTCCAAAGTCGGCAACATTGCAGGCTGTATGGTTACCGACGGTGTGGTCAAACGCGATTCCCATGTCCGCCTCATCCGCAACAACGTGGTTATCCATACCGGCGAGCTGTCTTCTTTGAAACGCTACAAAGACGACGTCAAAGAAGTCCGCATGGGCTTTGAGTGTGGTCTGATGCTTAAAGGCTACAACGAGATTATGGAAGGCGACCAACTCGAATGTTTCGACATCGTCGAAGTTGCTCGTACTCTGTAA
- the nusA gene encoding transcription termination factor NusA, with amino-acid sequence MSREMLQLAEALASEKNVETEVVFKALEFALSTAAKKKANREHMDVRVEIDRDTGEYQTFRRWLIVADEDYTYPDVEKTIEEIQEEIPGTTIQIGEYYEEQLPNEGFGRQAAQTAKQIILQRIRDAEREQNLNEFLASKEDIVSGTVKRVERHGIIVEVVAGKLDALIPREEMIPRENFRSGDRIRALFLRVDEIGNTGRKQVILSRTSGDFLAKLYANEVPEIADGLLEIREVARDPGQRAKVAVKANDQRIDPQGTCIGVRGSRVNAVSNELSGERIDIVLWSPEPAQFVMNALSPAEVSRIVIDEDKHAVDVIVDENQLALAIGRGGQNVRLASILTGWQLNIMTVEEADERNAAEDAVIRNLFTTHLNIDDETADILVEEGFATLEEVAYVPAAELLAIDGFDEEIVETLRNRARDAILTITIAAEEKLGEVSEDMRNLDGVDSDMLRKLAEAGVTQRDDLAELSVDELVEITGVDEEEAKKVILAAREHWFTEENN; translated from the coding sequence ATGAGTCGCGAAATGTTACAGCTGGCCGAAGCGCTGGCAAGTGAAAAAAATGTTGAAACGGAAGTCGTATTCAAAGCCCTTGAATTCGCCCTCTCTACTGCCGCCAAGAAAAAAGCCAACCGCGAGCACATGGACGTGCGCGTCGAAATCGACCGCGATACCGGCGAATACCAAACCTTCCGCCGCTGGCTGATTGTTGCCGATGAAGACTACACCTACCCCGACGTAGAAAAAACCATCGAGGAAATCCAAGAAGAAATCCCCGGCACCACCATCCAAATCGGCGAATACTACGAAGAGCAGCTGCCAAACGAAGGCTTCGGCCGCCAAGCAGCGCAAACCGCCAAACAAATCATCCTGCAACGCATCCGTGATGCGGAGCGCGAGCAAAACCTGAACGAGTTCCTTGCTTCTAAAGAAGACATTGTTTCCGGCACCGTAAAACGCGTCGAGCGCCACGGCATCATCGTTGAAGTCGTCGCGGGCAAACTTGACGCCCTGATTCCGCGTGAAGAAATGATTCCGCGCGAAAACTTCCGCAGCGGCGACCGCATCCGCGCCCTCTTCCTGCGTGTGGACGAAATCGGCAATACCGGCCGCAAACAAGTCATTTTGAGCCGTACCAGCGGCGACTTCTTGGCCAAACTCTACGCCAACGAAGTGCCTGAAATTGCAGACGGCCTATTGGAAATCCGCGAAGTAGCACGCGATCCAGGCCAACGCGCCAAAGTTGCCGTTAAAGCCAACGACCAACGCATCGACCCGCAAGGTACTTGTATCGGCGTGCGCGGTTCCCGTGTTAACGCCGTGAGCAACGAATTGTCCGGCGAACGCATTGACATCGTATTGTGGTCTCCAGAGCCTGCCCAATTCGTAATGAATGCGCTGTCTCCTGCCGAAGTGAGCCGCATCGTGATTGACGAAGACAAACACGCTGTTGACGTGATTGTTGATGAAAACCAACTGGCGCTGGCCATCGGCCGCGGCGGTCAAAACGTCCGTCTGGCTTCCATCCTGACCGGCTGGCAGCTGAACATCATGACCGTTGAAGAAGCAGACGAGCGCAATGCCGCCGAAGACGCGGTTATCCGCAACCTCTTCACCACCCACTTGAACATCGACGACGAAACCGCCGATATCTTGGTGGAAGAAGGTTTTGCCACTTTGGAAGAAGTTGCTTACGTTCCAGCGGCAGAATTGCTCGCCATTGACGGCTTTGACGAAGAAATCGTTGAAACCCTGCGCAACCGCGCACGCGACGCGATCCTGACCATTACCATCGCCGCAGAAGAAAAACTGGGTGAAGTGTCTGAAGACATGCGCAATTTGGACGGCGTAGATTCCGACATGTTGCGCAAACTTGCCGAAGCCGGCGTTACCCAACGCGATGATCTGGCCGAATTGTCTGTTGACGAATTGGTCGAAATTACCGGTGTTGACGAAGAAGAAGCCAAAAAAGTGATTTTGGCTGCACGCGAACACTGGTTTACTGAAGAAAACAACTAA
- the rimP gene encoding ribosome maturation factor RimP, with protein MDIQSILDKTLPGLGYELVDFELTAQGDLRIFIDKDGGITVEDCATVSNHLSRVFMVEDIDYKRLEISSPGLDRPLKKAADFVRFAGQNAKIKTRLPIDGQKNFIGRIESCENDIVTVSFDGKTAQIELSNIDKARLRPEFKF; from the coding sequence ATGGATATTCAAAGCATTCTTGATAAAACCCTGCCCGGCTTGGGCTACGAGCTGGTCGATTTCGAACTGACCGCACAAGGCGATTTACGCATTTTCATTGATAAAGACGGCGGCATTACCGTCGAAGACTGCGCCACTGTCAGCAACCATCTGAGCCGCGTATTCATGGTTGAAGACATCGACTACAAACGCTTGGAAATCTCCAGCCCGGGCCTTGACCGACCGTTGAAAAAAGCCGCCGATTTCGTGCGCTTTGCCGGCCAGAACGCCAAAATCAAAACACGCCTGCCGATTGATGGTCAGAAAAACTTCATCGGCCGCATCGAATCTTGCGAAAACGACATCGTTACCGTCTCTTTCGACGGCAAAACCGCCCAAATCGAATTGAGCAACATCGACAAAGCCCGTTTGCGCCCCGAATTTAAATTTTAA
- the serC gene encoding phosphoserine transaminase, producing the protein MSAHPIYNFSAGPAVLPEAVLRTAQQEMLDYNGTGFPVMAMSHRSDMFLSILHHAEQDLRQLLNIPSNYKILFLQGGATTQFNMVAMNLAHGFATADAVVTGNWSRIAYEQMSRLSNAEIRLAAHGGEQYAYKNLPAVEDWDVNPNSAFVHFAINETVNGLQYQNVPKLSDGLPPLVCDMSSEILSREFNVSDYGLIYAGAQKNIGPAGATVVIIREDLLERCPNDIPDVFNYRSHINRDGMYNTPSTYAIYMSGLVFRWLQTQGGVKKIEAVNRIKAQTLYETIDGSGGFYINDIHPDARSKMNVVFKTASEDLDRRFVLEAELQGLCLLKGYKTVGGMRASIYNAMPLEGVNALADFMKDFQRRYG; encoded by the coding sequence ATGTCCGCACACCCAATTTACAATTTTTCCGCCGGTCCTGCCGTATTGCCGGAAGCGGTATTGCGTACCGCGCAACAGGAAATGCTCGACTACAACGGTACGGGTTTCCCCGTGATGGCGATGAGCCACCGTTCGGATATGTTTTTGAGTATTCTGCATCATGCCGAACAAGACTTGCGCCAGCTTTTGAATATTCCGTCCAACTATAAAATCTTGTTTTTACAGGGCGGCGCGACCACGCAATTCAATATGGTAGCCATGAATTTGGCGCACGGTTTTGCGACTGCTGACGCGGTGGTAACGGGCAACTGGAGCCGCATTGCCTATGAACAGATGAGCCGTTTGAGTAATGCCGAAATCCGTTTGGCCGCGCATGGCGGCGAGCAATATGCCTATAAAAACCTGCCTGCGGTGGAGGATTGGGATGTCAACCCGAATTCCGCGTTTGTTCATTTTGCGATTAATGAAACCGTCAACGGCTTGCAGTATCAAAACGTCCCCAAGCTTTCAGACGGCCTGCCACCGCTGGTGTGCGATATGTCGAGCGAGATTTTGTCGCGTGAGTTTAATGTGTCCGATTACGGCTTGATTTATGCCGGCGCACAAAAAAATATCGGTCCTGCCGGTGCGACCGTGGTCATTATCCGCGAGGATTTGCTGGAACGTTGTCCGAACGATATTCCCGATGTGTTCAACTACCGTTCGCATATCAACCGCGACGGTATGTACAACACGCCTTCCACTTATGCGATTTATATGTCGGGCTTGGTGTTCCGCTGGCTGCAAACACAGGGCGGTGTGAAAAAAATTGAAGCGGTCAATCGAATAAAGGCGCAAACCTTGTACGAGACGATAGACGGCAGCGGCGGTTTTTACATCAACGATATCCATCCTGATGCACGCTCCAAAATGAACGTGGTCTTCAAAACCGCAAGCGAAGACTTGGACCGCCGTTTTGTGTTGGAAGCCGAGTTGCAGGGCTTGTGCCTGCTCAAAGGCTATAAAACCGTCGGCGGTATGCGTGCCAGCATTTACAATGCGATGCCGCTTGAAGGTGTGAACGCGTTGGCCGACTTTATGAAAGATTTTCAACGGCGTTACGGTTAA
- a CDS encoding LD-carboxypeptidase has product MNSTTRRHFLRTCSAAAGAGLLQACGTGTTTTPQTKTTSTTAKAKTVQPKQPHPPRSGDNLLRVVAPSGFAEDPNRVTTGLTRLYNAGFTVTNQQAGSRRYQRFAGSDAQRAADFQDVANGRVETPKVLMGLRGGYGAARILPQIDFASLGARMRERGTLFFGFSDVCAVQLALLAKGNMMSFAGPMVYSEFGKADPSVFTMDSFIRGTTNNVNIVDVPTIQRADVNVEGTLWGGNLSVLASLAGTPYMPDIQGGILFIEDVSEQPYRIERMLNTLYLSGVLQKQRAIIFGDFRMGTIRDVYDSSYDFSAVVNHISRTAKIPVLTGFPFGHITNKTTFPLGAHAKVRNTGNGGYSVTFSSYPTLNPSALTLDNLLPPPVPTYDSTIYRDSITEEVTE; this is encoded by the coding sequence ATGAACTCTACCACGCGCCGCCATTTCCTACGTACCTGCTCTGCCGCGGCAGGCGCAGGGTTGTTGCAAGCCTGCGGCACAGGCACAACCACCACGCCGCAAACCAAAACCACTTCTACCACCGCGAAAGCCAAAACCGTGCAACCTAAGCAACCCCATCCGCCACGTTCCGGCGACAACCTCCTGCGCGTTGTTGCGCCGTCAGGCTTCGCCGAAGACCCCAACCGCGTGACCACCGGCCTGACCCGTCTCTACAACGCAGGCTTTACCGTGACCAACCAACAAGCAGGCAGCCGCCGTTACCAACGCTTTGCCGGCAGCGATGCCCAACGCGCCGCCGACTTCCAAGACGTTGCCAACGGCCGCGTCGAAACGCCTAAAGTCTTGATGGGCCTGCGCGGCGGCTACGGCGCGGCACGCATCCTGCCGCAAATTGACTTTGCCTCACTCGGCGCCAGAATGCGCGAACGCGGCACATTATTCTTCGGTTTCAGCGACGTGTGCGCCGTCCAACTCGCCCTGTTGGCCAAAGGCAATATGATGAGCTTTGCAGGCCCGATGGTGTACAGCGAATTCGGCAAAGCAGACCCCAGCGTCTTTACCATGGATTCTTTCATTCGCGGCACGACCAACAACGTCAACATCGTTGATGTTCCGACCATCCAACGTGCCGATGTCAACGTCGAAGGCACATTGTGGGGCGGCAACCTCAGCGTTCTCGCCTCCCTTGCCGGTACGCCTTATATGCCTGATATTCAAGGCGGCATCCTCTTTATCGAAGACGTCAGCGAGCAACCCTACCGCATCGAGCGCATGCTCAACACGCTTTATCTGTCAGGTGTTTTACAAAAACAACGCGCCATCATCTTCGGCGATTTCCGCATGGGCACCATCCGCGACGTGTACGACTCCAGCTACGATTTCTCCGCCGTCGTCAACCACATTTCGCGCACCGCCAAGATTCCTGTGTTGACCGGCTTCCCATTCGGCCACATCACCAACAAAACCACTTTCCCGTTGGGCGCGCATGCCAAAGTCCGCAATACCGGTAACGGCGGTTATTCCGTAACCTTCAGCAGCTATCCTACGCTGAACCCGTCCGCACTGACACTCGACAACCTGCTGCCGCCTCCTGTTCCAACTTACGACAGCACCATCTACCGCGACAGCATTACTGAAGAAGTCACCGAATAA
- a CDS encoding HIT domain-containing protein, giving the protein MTCPICTADNEDILLQTPNLRVIAVHNEAGAPAFCRVIWNDHVSEMTDLSPAERNEIMEMVYQVEAAMRQVFCPAKINLASLGNVVPHLHWHVIARFENDANFPAPIWAAPLREHGMALPENWPQQIKNLIA; this is encoded by the coding sequence ATGACCTGCCCCATCTGCACTGCCGACAACGAAGACATTTTGCTGCAAACGCCCAATCTGCGCGTTATCGCCGTCCACAACGAAGCCGGCGCACCCGCATTCTGCCGCGTTATTTGGAATGACCATGTTTCCGAGATGACCGACCTTTCCCCTGCCGAACGCAACGAAATCATGGAAATGGTATATCAGGTTGAAGCCGCAATGCGCCAAGTCTTCTGCCCGGCCAAAATCAATCTGGCCAGCCTCGGCAATGTTGTGCCCCACCTGCATTGGCACGTCATCGCCCGTTTTGAAAACGACGCCAACTTCCCCGCGCCGATTTGGGCTGCACCCCTCCGCGAACACGGTATGGCCTTGCCTGAAAATTGGCCGCAACAAATCAAAAACTTAATCGCTTAA
- the rnhA gene encoding ribonuclease HI produces the protein MDKPVYLYTDGACKGNPGAGGWGVFMRYGTHEKELFGGEAETTNNRMELTAVIEGLKSLKRRCQVVICTDSQYVKNGMESWIHGWKKNGWKTAAKKPVKNDDLWKELDSLVQQHDVRWTWVKGHAGHPENEKADELANLGAAKFA, from the coding sequence ATGGATAAACCCGTTTACCTCTACACAGACGGCGCATGCAAAGGCAACCCCGGCGCAGGCGGCTGGGGGGTATTTATGCGCTACGGCACACACGAAAAAGAATTGTTCGGCGGCGAAGCCGAAACCACCAACAACCGCATGGAGCTGACCGCCGTCATTGAAGGCCTGAAATCCTTAAAACGCCGCTGCCAAGTCGTTATCTGCACCGACTCGCAATACGTCAAAAACGGCATGGAAAGCTGGATACACGGTTGGAAAAAAAACGGCTGGAAAACCGCCGCCAAAAAACCGGTTAAAAACGACGATTTATGGAAAGAGCTGGATAGTTTGGTTCAACAGCACGATGTCCGCTGGACGTGGGTAAAAGGCCATGCCGGACACCCTGAAAACGAAAAAGCCGACGAGCTTGCCAACCTCGGGGCGGCAAAATTTGCATAA
- a CDS encoding PH domain-containing protein: MGLFSGLLGNASQKDADAVERDLANILIDGEQVKMAFSLVRDLIVFTEYRLVLVDKQGLTGKKVSYRSIPYRSVSRFSVETSGHFDLDAELKIWVSSSEVPTETLQFKSDKSVIAIQKALAEAVLKPSK; this comes from the coding sequence ATGGGATTGTTCAGCGGCCTTTTGGGCAATGCTTCGCAAAAAGACGCCGATGCGGTGGAACGCGATTTGGCGAATATCCTGATTGATGGCGAACAGGTAAAAATGGCATTCAGCCTGGTGCGCGATTTGATTGTGTTTACCGAATATCGGCTGGTGTTGGTGGACAAACAGGGTTTGACCGGCAAGAAAGTGTCTTACCGTTCGATTCCGTATCGTTCCGTATCGCGCTTTTCGGTGGAAACCTCGGGTCATTTCGATTTGGATGCCGAGCTGAAGATTTGGGTTTCTTCCAGCGAAGTGCCGACTGAAACCTTGCAGTTTAAAAGCGACAAGAGCGTGATTGCCATTCAAAAAGCCTTGGCAGAAGCTGTGTTGAAACCGTCAAAATAG
- the tehB gene encoding SAM-dependent methyltransferase TehB has product MSEQQELFCYKQMPVWTADEIPEALLSKHNTAAGTWGCLNVLQGRLNFNELDEAGNITATHELTPESGDWIIHPQAWHFIAPQTQDTEIQLSFYCEAADYFNKKYGMSATHSAVRAAEGIVPVGKVLDMGCGQGRNALYLGLKGFDVTAVDNNPNAVQNVEELARIEELNVRAFEYDLNAANIQENFDYMVATVVFMFLMPRYVPDVIANMKEHTNPGGYNLIVSAMDTEDFPCPMPFPFKFSEDELREYYKDWELVEYKEELGSMHAKDEFGNPIQFKFVTMLAKKPE; this is encoded by the coding sequence ATGAGCGAACAGCAAGAATTGTTTTGTTACAAACAGATGCCGGTGTGGACGGCGGACGAGATTCCCGAAGCTTTGTTGTCCAAACACAATACCGCCGCCGGTACTTGGGGCTGCCTCAATGTCCTCCAAGGCCGTCTGAACTTCAATGAATTGGACGAAGCGGGCAATATTACGGCCACGCACGAGCTGACGCCTGAGAGCGGCGATTGGATTATCCATCCGCAAGCATGGCATTTTATCGCGCCGCAAACGCAAGACACGGAAATCCAACTGTCGTTTTACTGCGAGGCAGCAGACTATTTCAATAAGAAATACGGCATGAGCGCGACACATTCGGCCGTCCGTGCCGCCGAAGGCATCGTGCCCGTCGGCAAGGTTTTGGATATGGGCTGCGGTCAGGGCCGTAATGCGCTGTATCTGGGTTTGAAAGGTTTTGACGTTACCGCTGTCGATAATAATCCGAACGCGGTTCAAAACGTGGAAGAGCTGGCGCGTATTGAAGAGTTGAATGTCCGCGCGTTTGAATACGACCTCAATGCCGCCAATATTCAGGAAAACTTCGATTATATGGTGGCAACTGTGGTGTTTATGTTCCTGATGCCGCGTTACGTTCCTGACGTGATTGCCAATATGAAGGAACACACCAACCCCGGCGGCTACAACCTGATCGTTTCTGCGATGGATACGGAAGATTTCCCTTGCCCGATGCCGTTCCCGTTCAAATTCAGCGAGGACGAACTGCGCGAATACTATAAGGATTGGGAATTGGTGGAATACAAGGAAGAGCTGGGTTCGATGCACGCGAAAGACGAATTCGGCAATCCGATTCAGTTTAAATTCGTTACCATGCTGGCGAAGAAACCGGAATAA
- a CDS encoding GNAT family N-acetyltransferase, with product MQYTIRPALRQDLPAIVDIYNSTVATRQSTADLSPTTVAEREMWFAAHTDKRPIYALYDADGTVLAWGSFSDYYPRYAYHISAEVSIYVRHDMRGAGVGKILLRHMLERAPSLGIHNVIALVFGHNYPSLNLFHRFGFEEWGRLPQVCDLETMLADVVILGKKIVD from the coding sequence ATGCAATACACCATCCGCCCTGCCCTGCGCCAAGACTTGCCCGCCATCGTCGATATTTACAACAGCACTGTGGCCACGCGCCAATCCACGGCCGATTTGTCGCCGACCACGGTTGCCGAACGCGAAATGTGGTTTGCCGCACACACGGACAAACGCCCGATCTACGCCCTTTACGATGCCGACGGCACCGTATTGGCCTGGGGCAGTTTCAGCGACTACTATCCGCGCTACGCCTACCACATCAGCGCGGAAGTCAGCATTTATGTCCGCCACGATATGCGCGGCGCAGGCGTGGGCAAAATCCTGTTGCGGCACATGCTCGAACGCGCGCCGTCCTTAGGCATCCACAACGTCATCGCGCTTGTGTTCGGCCACAACTATCCGAGCCTGAACCTGTTTCACCGTTTCGGTTTTGAAGAATGGGGGCGGCTGCCGCAAGTCTGCGATTTGGAAACCATGTTGGCAGACGTGGTGATTTTGGGTAAAAAGATTGTGGATTGA
- a CDS encoding isochorismatase family protein — translation MNPKNTLCLIVDIQERLLPALSGTDKMLERCRLLIQGLTALDVPSAVTEQYPKGLGNTVSAVSLLLPEGTPVVEKTQFSAFLPEIQEILRKNDIKNVILVGAEAHICMLQTALDLKAQGYTVFLPFECTASRTTANRDNGLAQMSRQGIIVSNVESILFQLLGDAKHPAFKTISKLIQ, via the coding sequence ATGAACCCCAAAAATACGCTTTGTCTGATTGTCGATATTCAAGAACGCCTGCTGCCCGCCCTTTCCGGCACGGACAAAATGTTGGAACGCTGCCGCCTGCTGATTCAAGGTTTGACGGCTTTGGACGTACCCTCTGCCGTAACCGAACAATATCCGAAAGGTTTGGGCAACACCGTATCCGCCGTATCGCTGCTGTTACCCGAAGGTACGCCTGTTGTCGAAAAAACCCAATTCTCGGCGTTTTTGCCCGAAATTCAGGAAATATTACGCAAAAACGACATCAAAAACGTTATTTTGGTTGGAGCGGAAGCGCATATCTGTATGCTTCAGACGGCCTTGGATTTGAAAGCGCAAGGTTATACTGTGTTCCTGCCTTTTGAATGCACCGCCTCGCGCACAACGGCCAACCGCGACAATGGTTTGGCGCAAATGAGCCGTCAAGGCATTATCGTTTCCAATGTCGAAAGTATTTTGTTCCAACTGCTCGGCGATGCCAAACATCCGGCCTTTAAGACTATCTCCAAACTGATTCAATAA